The Desulfosporosinus acidiphilus SJ4 genome has a window encoding:
- a CDS encoding Cof-type HAD-IIB family hydrolase, giving the protein MAIRLVAMDLDDTLLRDDWTISPRVVKAIQKAQEQKVKVTIATGRMPISTRPYALQLGIDVPVITYHGAMVQQVISGEILFRRVIPSALAKKIIGDVLERGMYAQIYLKNRVITSKLTELSEQYARISKVSIEEADLQETISQEPEGVEKILLMAEEAGLDQLTPFLDQRYGDKVHLTKSKPYFLEMTESTVNKGVALAALAERFNIAQEEVMAIGDSFNDLEMIKYAGVGVAMGNARKEIQEQANIVTATNQEDGVAEAIERYVLGSALDLVRRVPEGMTSS; this is encoded by the coding sequence TTGGCTATCCGCTTAGTGGCTATGGATTTGGATGATACGTTATTAAGAGATGATTGGACAATCTCTCCTCGTGTGGTCAAGGCTATTCAAAAGGCTCAGGAGCAAAAAGTTAAGGTAACCATCGCAACAGGTCGCATGCCTATATCTACGCGGCCCTATGCTCTCCAATTGGGCATCGATGTTCCTGTGATTACCTATCATGGGGCAATGGTCCAACAAGTTATCAGCGGAGAAATTCTTTTCCGCCGTGTGATCCCAAGCGCGCTAGCAAAGAAAATTATCGGCGATGTTTTGGAACGCGGGATGTATGCACAGATCTATCTAAAAAATCGTGTTATTACCTCAAAGTTGACAGAACTATCGGAGCAATACGCCCGCATCTCAAAGGTCTCGATTGAAGAAGCTGATTTGCAAGAGACAATATCTCAGGAGCCTGAAGGGGTTGAAAAGATATTATTGATGGCGGAAGAAGCAGGGTTAGACCAACTAACGCCGTTTTTGGACCAACGATATGGTGATAAAGTGCATCTTACAAAGTCTAAGCCCTATTTTCTGGAAATGACGGAATCCACGGTTAACAAAGGGGTTGCTCTTGCTGCTTTGGCAGAGAGGTTTAATATAGCTCAAGAAGAAGTCATGGCCATAGGGGACAGCTTTAATGACCTGGAAATGATAAAATATGCCGGAGTTGGCGTTGCCATGGGGAATGCCCGGAAAGAAATTCAAGAACAGGCGAATATAGTAACTGCTACAAATCAGGAAGACGGCGTGGCTGAAGCCATTGAACGCTATGTTTTGGGATCAGCCTTAGACTTGGTTCGAAGAGTGCCAGAAGGAATGACAAGTTCTTAA
- the uvrA gene encoding excinuclease ABC subunit UvrA, whose product MSQEYLRVRGARAHNLKNIDIDIPRDKLVVITGLSGSGKSSLAFDTIYAEGQRRYVESLSAYARQFLGQMDKPDVDSIEGLSPAISIDQKTTNRNPRSTVGTATEVWDYLRLLYARIGHPHCPKCGREISQQTIQQMVDKILELPERTKLQILAPLVKGKKGEHVKVFEEARKAGYVRVRVDGEIRDLSEEFKLAKTKKHSIDVVIDRIILKPESAERLADSLETALKLGEGNVIIDVTDGDELLFSENFACPDCGIALEEISPRLFSFNSPYGACPTCTGLGANLVVDLDLILPDHSKSLSEGAIAPWAKSVSTYYPKMMEAVAHNLGFTMDTPLQKLSEKQWQGLLYGTETPIKFQYHNIFDQLKTYHSNFEGLIPYFERRYKESTSDTVRAEIESYMSERPCPECQGKRLKPEALAVKVGGISIDDLSRLSITEAIDFINQLTLTPKEETIAYQILKEIRERLGFLINVGLDYLTMARSAGTLSGGEAQRIRLATQIGSSLMGVLYVLDEPSIGLHQRDNARLLSTLKRLRDLGNTLIVVEHDEDTMLEADHIIDIGPGAGAHGGYVVAEGTIQEIKANKKSVTGQYLSGEKQIPVPEKRRETNGKWLEVFGARENNLKNVHARIPLGLLTCVTGVSGSGKSTLVNEIIYKGLAHKLNGARQRPGAHDRIEGLEHLDKIIDIDQSPIGRTPRSNPATYTGVFDLIRELFSMTPEAKMRGYKPGRFSFNVKGGRCEACHGDGIIKIEMHFLPDVYVPCEVCEGKRYNRETLEVRYKGKNISQVLDMTVDEAVEFFQAVPKISRKLQTLQDVGLGYIHLGQPATTLSGGEAQRIKLATELSRRSTGKTIYILDEPTTGLHMADIDRLLQVLHRLVDAGDTVLIIEHNLDVIKTADWLIDLGPEGGDRGGEVVTTGTPEEVAAFPSSHTGQYLKRYLSQPSFGNSESIAKAQ is encoded by the coding sequence ATGAGCCAGGAATACTTGCGTGTGCGTGGGGCACGCGCTCATAATTTAAAGAATATTGATATTGATATACCCCGGGACAAGCTTGTTGTAATTACCGGATTATCCGGCTCCGGAAAGTCTTCCCTGGCCTTTGATACGATTTATGCCGAAGGCCAGCGGAGATATGTTGAATCTCTTTCGGCTTATGCCCGGCAATTTTTGGGGCAGATGGACAAGCCGGATGTCGACTCTATCGAAGGCCTATCGCCGGCAATTTCAATTGATCAGAAAACAACGAATCGTAATCCCCGCTCAACCGTAGGTACGGCCACAGAGGTTTGGGATTATTTGCGTTTGTTATATGCACGGATTGGTCATCCCCATTGTCCCAAGTGCGGGCGTGAAATCTCGCAACAAACGATCCAGCAAATGGTGGATAAGATCTTGGAGCTTCCGGAGCGCACAAAACTCCAGATATTAGCACCTTTGGTTAAAGGGAAAAAAGGAGAACACGTAAAAGTATTCGAGGAGGCTCGTAAGGCGGGATATGTTCGGGTCCGAGTTGATGGCGAAATTCGTGATCTCAGTGAAGAGTTTAAATTGGCGAAGACTAAGAAGCATTCCATTGACGTAGTGATCGATAGAATTATCCTAAAACCCGAAAGTGCTGAACGTTTGGCCGATTCTCTGGAAACGGCCTTAAAGCTTGGGGAAGGGAATGTTATTATTGATGTTACTGACGGGGACGAACTGCTGTTTAGTGAGAATTTTGCTTGCCCTGATTGCGGAATAGCACTGGAGGAAATTTCTCCGCGGCTTTTTTCCTTTAACAGTCCCTATGGTGCCTGTCCCACTTGTACCGGTTTAGGTGCTAATTTAGTGGTGGATTTAGACTTAATTCTTCCCGATCATTCTAAGTCCTTATCCGAAGGTGCCATTGCCCCTTGGGCCAAATCAGTTTCCACCTACTATCCTAAAATGATGGAGGCCGTGGCTCACAATCTTGGGTTTACGATGGACACTCCTTTGCAGAAGCTATCTGAGAAGCAATGGCAGGGTCTGCTTTATGGCACGGAAACGCCTATCAAGTTTCAATACCATAATATTTTTGATCAATTAAAAACCTATCATTCTAACTTTGAAGGGTTAATTCCTTATTTTGAGCGCCGCTACAAGGAATCTACTTCCGATACCGTACGCGCTGAGATCGAAAGCTATATGAGTGAACGTCCTTGCCCAGAATGTCAGGGAAAACGCCTAAAGCCGGAGGCTCTGGCTGTCAAGGTAGGGGGGATTTCCATTGATGATTTATCTCGTCTTTCCATTACGGAAGCCATTGACTTTATAAATCAATTAACGCTGACCCCAAAAGAAGAAACGATTGCCTATCAAATTCTGAAGGAAATCAGAGAGAGGCTGGGTTTTCTAATCAATGTTGGTCTGGACTATCTTACGATGGCCCGTTCCGCTGGGACACTTTCCGGCGGAGAGGCTCAGCGAATTCGTCTTGCCACGCAAATCGGATCAAGTCTTATGGGTGTGCTTTATGTTTTGGATGAACCCAGTATTGGACTTCACCAGCGAGACAATGCCCGGCTTCTTTCAACCTTAAAACGCTTAAGGGATTTAGGCAATACTCTGATCGTGGTTGAACACGATGAAGATACGATGCTTGAGGCTGATCATATTATTGATATTGGGCCGGGAGCCGGTGCCCATGGCGGTTACGTGGTGGCTGAAGGGACCATTCAAGAAATTAAGGCTAATAAAAAATCTGTGACAGGTCAGTATTTAAGCGGTGAAAAGCAAATCCCCGTCCCTGAGAAACGGCGGGAAACGAATGGTAAATGGCTGGAAGTCTTCGGGGCTCGCGAGAACAATTTAAAGAATGTTCATGCTCGGATTCCTTTAGGGCTTCTGACCTGTGTAACCGGTGTTTCCGGGTCGGGCAAGAGTACTCTTGTCAATGAAATCATCTATAAAGGTTTGGCACACAAGTTAAATGGTGCACGGCAGCGCCCCGGTGCTCACGATCGTATAGAAGGGCTGGAGCATCTAGATAAAATTATTGATATTGACCAATCTCCTATTGGGAGAACCCCACGTTCTAATCCGGCGACTTATACAGGAGTTTTTGATTTGATACGGGAACTTTTCTCCATGACGCCTGAAGCTAAAATGAGAGGGTATAAGCCGGGGCGGTTCAGCTTTAATGTTAAAGGCGGACGCTGTGAAGCTTGCCATGGAGATGGAATTATTAAAATTGAAATGCATTTTCTTCCGGACGTTTATGTCCCTTGTGAAGTCTGCGAAGGGAAGCGCTATAACCGGGAAACTCTTGAAGTTCGCTATAAAGGGAAAAACATTTCGCAAGTTCTTGACATGACGGTGGATGAGGCCGTGGAGTTTTTTCAGGCGGTCCCCAAGATTTCGAGGAAACTTCAGACCCTTCAGGATGTCGGACTGGGATATATCCACTTAGGTCAGCCGGCCACAACGTTGTCAGGAGGAGAGGCCCAGCGTATTAAGCTGGCTACAGAACTTAGCCGGCGCAGTACCGGTAAAACGATCTATATTCTCGATGAACCTACGACCGGGCTCCATATGGCGGATATTGACAGGCTTCTTCAAGTACTTCACCGCTTAGTGGATGCTGGGGATACTGTTCTGATTATTGAGCACAATCTCGATGTTATCAAAACCGCCGATTGGCTTATTGACCTTGGTCCCGAAGGAGGAGACCGGGGAGGAGAGGTTGTTACAACCGGGACGCCTGAGGAAGTGGCTGCTTTCCCTTCATCTCACACCGGACAATATCTTAAACGATATCTTTCTCAGCCGTCTTTCGGCAACTCGGAATCGATAGCAAAGGCTCAGTGA
- the uvrB gene encoding excinuclease ABC subunit UvrB: protein MEFRLHAPYQSSGDQPQAVDSLAAGIKEGKRHQTLLGVTGSGKTFTMANIITKVQRPTLVLAHNKTLAAQLYSEFKEYFPENAVEYFVSYYDYYQPEAYVPSSDTFIEKDASINDEIEKLRHSATASLFERRDVLVVASVSCIYGLGSPEEYRELVLSLRQGQVIDRNDILRKLISIQYDRNDIAFTRGTFRVRGDVVEIYPASSSEKVLRVEMFGDEIEHIYEINVLTGEILGERNHVAIFPNSHYVTAQEKVMKAAENIELELSERLQVLQSQNKLLEAQRLEQRTRYDLEMLREMGFCNGIENYSRHLTFREPGETPYTLLHYFPEDFLLFVDESHVSIPQVRGMYEGDRSRKTTLVDFGFRLPSALDNRPLTFAEFERLIRQTIYVSATPGPYELAHCPTVVEQIIRPTGLLDPEVVVRPTKGQIDDLLGEIRARIARNERVLITTLTKKMAEDLTDYLKNLEIKVKYLHSDIKTLERVEILRELRLGIIDVIVGINLLREGLDLPEVSLVAILDADKEGFLRSDRSLIQTIGRAARNAQGKVIMYGDKITQSMQVALDETNRRRAIQMAYNEKMGIIPQTIRKAVHDAPEATKVAESKKAYGSKLPPEEMASLIASLEQEMRLAAQNLDFERAAEIRDAMIELKGEENKYKITSQQRGSGNRYNRSKGDNKKRGKRTS from the coding sequence ATGGAATTTCGTTTACATGCCCCCTACCAATCTTCAGGAGATCAGCCCCAGGCCGTAGATTCTTTAGCTGCCGGTATAAAGGAAGGAAAGCGTCACCAAACACTGTTGGGGGTCACCGGTTCAGGAAAAACCTTTACAATGGCAAATATTATTACGAAAGTCCAGCGCCCGACCCTTGTTTTAGCGCATAACAAAACATTAGCAGCACAGCTCTACAGCGAATTCAAAGAGTACTTCCCAGAAAACGCCGTAGAGTATTTTGTAAGTTATTATGATTACTATCAACCGGAGGCTTATGTTCCTTCGAGTGATACTTTTATTGAGAAAGATGCTTCAATTAATGACGAAATCGAGAAATTACGTCACTCAGCTACGGCATCACTTTTCGAGCGGCGGGATGTTCTGGTTGTCGCCAGTGTTTCCTGTATTTACGGTTTGGGTTCACCGGAAGAGTATCGTGAGCTGGTGCTCTCTTTACGCCAAGGACAAGTCATTGATCGCAATGATATTCTGCGCAAATTAATTTCAATTCAATACGACCGCAATGACATTGCTTTTACGCGCGGAACCTTTCGCGTGCGCGGGGATGTTGTGGAGATTTATCCGGCGTCTTCTAGTGAAAAGGTTCTTCGAGTTGAGATGTTTGGGGATGAAATTGAACACATTTACGAAATAAATGTATTAACCGGAGAGATTTTAGGGGAAAGAAATCATGTCGCTATTTTCCCAAATTCTCACTATGTCACAGCCCAAGAAAAAGTAATGAAGGCAGCTGAAAATATTGAACTTGAATTAAGTGAACGTTTGCAGGTTTTACAATCCCAAAATAAGCTGCTAGAGGCTCAGCGACTTGAACAGAGAACACGTTATGATCTGGAAATGCTGCGGGAAATGGGCTTTTGCAATGGAATTGAAAATTACTCCAGACATTTGACCTTCCGTGAACCTGGAGAAACTCCTTATACCTTGCTTCACTATTTTCCTGAAGATTTCTTGCTTTTTGTGGATGAATCTCATGTTTCCATCCCTCAAGTAAGAGGGATGTATGAAGGAGACCGATCGCGGAAGACAACCCTCGTAGATTTCGGTTTTAGATTGCCCTCTGCTTTGGATAATCGCCCTTTAACGTTTGCTGAGTTTGAGCGGCTAATTAGGCAAACCATTTATGTCAGTGCTACCCCCGGCCCTTATGAGTTAGCTCACTGCCCAACGGTGGTTGAACAGATCATTCGGCCAACGGGTTTGTTAGATCCGGAAGTCGTTGTCCGTCCGACTAAAGGTCAAATTGACGACCTGCTGGGAGAAATTCGAGCAAGAATTGCCCGAAACGAACGAGTCCTGATTACTACACTAACCAAGAAGATGGCTGAAGATCTCACAGATTATTTAAAAAACCTGGAGATTAAAGTGAAATACCTTCATTCGGATATTAAGACCTTAGAGCGGGTTGAAATTCTGCGAGAGCTTCGTTTAGGTATAATTGATGTCATTGTTGGGATTAATCTCCTGAGAGAAGGTTTGGATTTGCCTGAAGTATCGCTAGTGGCGATTCTTGACGCGGATAAAGAAGGTTTTCTGAGGTCTGATCGTTCCCTCATTCAGACCATTGGACGCGCGGCGCGAAACGCTCAAGGAAAAGTCATTATGTATGGTGACAAGATAACCCAATCTATGCAGGTTGCTCTTGACGAGACGAATCGACGGCGGGCTATCCAGATGGCTTATAATGAGAAAATGGGGATTATCCCCCAAACGATTCGGAAAGCAGTCCATGATGCGCCGGAAGCAACGAAAGTAGCCGAAAGCAAAAAAGCTTATGGTTCAAAACTGCCGCCGGAGGAGATGGCTTCTCTTATCGCCAGCTTAGAACAAGAAATGCGCCTGGCAGCTCAAAACTTGGATTTTGAACGAGCAGCCGAAATTCGTGATGCTATGATAGAATTAAAAGGTGAAGAAAACAAGTACAAAATCACGAGTCAACAGCGGGGAAGCGGAAATCGTTATAACCGATCTAAAGGTGATAATAAGAAGCGAGGTAAAAGAACCAGTTAG
- a CDS encoding sugar ABC transporter substrate-binding protein, translated as MTYRKRTLVVFIGLCLCLSLTISGCGLQALLGNKNKTSSAGNNSKPPIIAVSLDEKDPNKLLITKGIDDLAKKGNVKVKYLDSSQAVDDSALKGAKVLIYQGGNANLLKNAQTNKVPVLALNQVPAGANLAGIVTSDQEKTGELMAQSLVSKVSDGQVIILQGDPSETGSQELLAGNKAVLSKYPKISIQTIASPQGAESTVKQSLNDFLQKNPGKVQGILAPTAQLSGMASDVLKQLQLDKKVLLIGGQASISSLDRMASGSQTSDVDTSPYLQGANAFQWAQKVIDKEPLDLSDSITSEQGDIPAKIIQVKAVTPDNLAVIQKSYVKTMQSAQQDQKKQTSKAQTQSKEQGDSKNQGDSKDKQGSKQSASGSSDQAQTSGNVPPGVAKVTETVKTETTREYLDSQGKVIGTEKTTNQQVKTVPPEMLQTEGKDQSSQGQSKDQGSQSSQDKSGGGGDSGG; from the coding sequence ATGACATACAGAAAGCGAACCCTAGTTGTTTTCATTGGTTTATGTTTATGTCTTAGTTTAACCATAAGTGGCTGTGGTCTTCAAGCCCTTTTAGGCAACAAAAACAAAACTTCTTCTGCAGGTAATAATTCTAAACCTCCGATAATTGCAGTGTCTTTAGATGAAAAAGACCCAAATAAATTGCTGATCACCAAAGGCATTGACGATTTAGCGAAGAAGGGGAATGTCAAAGTCAAATACCTCGATTCAAGTCAAGCGGTGGATGATTCAGCCTTGAAAGGGGCTAAAGTCTTAATCTATCAGGGAGGAAATGCGAATCTTTTAAAGAACGCCCAGACAAATAAAGTGCCAGTCCTAGCATTAAACCAAGTTCCGGCGGGCGCTAATCTTGCAGGCATAGTAACGTCAGATCAGGAAAAGACAGGGGAACTGATGGCTCAGTCCTTAGTCAGCAAAGTTTCAGACGGGCAAGTCATCATTTTGCAGGGAGATCCCAGTGAGACGGGATCTCAAGAACTTCTTGCCGGGAACAAAGCGGTTCTCAGTAAATATCCTAAAATATCCATTCAAACGATTGCCAGTCCACAGGGAGCGGAATCAACAGTTAAGCAAAGCTTAAACGACTTTTTACAAAAGAATCCTGGGAAAGTGCAAGGGATTTTAGCCCCTACGGCTCAATTGTCGGGAATGGCAAGTGATGTTTTAAAACAATTGCAATTGGATAAGAAGGTTTTGCTGATTGGGGGGCAGGCAAGTATTTCTTCCCTTGACCGAATGGCCAGCGGATCTCAAACCAGCGATGTGGACACATCTCCGTATCTTCAGGGGGCAAACGCCTTCCAGTGGGCTCAGAAGGTTATTGATAAAGAGCCTCTTGATCTTAGTGATTCAATTACCAGTGAACAGGGAGATATTCCCGCTAAGATCATTCAAGTTAAGGCGGTTACCCCTGATAATCTTGCGGTAATTCAAAAAAGTTATGTTAAAACGATGCAAAGCGCACAACAAGACCAGAAAAAACAGACTTCAAAAGCACAAACTCAGAGTAAGGAACAGGGAGACAGTAAAAATCAGGGAGACAGTAAAGACAAACAAGGGAGTAAACAGAGTGCAAGCGGCAGCAGTGATCAAGCCCAGACGTCAGGAAATGTTCCGCCAGGGGTTGCTAAAGTTACAGAAACAGTTAAGACGGAAACTACAAGAGAATATCTAGATTCGCAAGGGAAAGTCATAGGGACGGAGAAGACGACGAACCAACAAGTTAAGACGGTGCCTCCGGAAATGCTGCAAACGGAAGGGAAAGATCAGTCATCCCAAGGTCAGTCTAAAGACCAAGGAAGCCAATCTTCACAAGACAAAAGCGGCGGTGGCGGTGACAGCGGAGGATAA
- a CDS encoding HDOD domain-containing protein: protein MPVKLEHILTRVNTLPPLPTAAVKVVTLTKDPTTTVKELETVISQDPALAAGMLKQANSAYYGYARRISSLQEAIVMLGFQATQGLAMASAVAPILKTPLIGYEIEQEGLWKHSMLTAMAAKRLCQHLRLPFGEVAFTAGLLHDIGKLVISIYIQEVNTILLQKVQETSLSYVELEEKVIGYDHATVGGYLAINWNLPDDLVEGISYHHSPLKAHNFIDLASVIHIANGLANLLGTGGGVDSFFNPLEQEILDRFTLKESDLERLISEIGEYLVDPSIFG from the coding sequence TTGCCGGTCAAATTGGAACACATTCTCACTCGTGTTAATACTCTTCCCCCTCTGCCTACTGCTGCCGTAAAAGTTGTAACCTTAACAAAAGATCCTACGACTACAGTTAAAGAGCTTGAAACCGTAATTTCACAAGACCCTGCGCTTGCCGCCGGGATGTTGAAGCAAGCCAATTCTGCCTATTACGGATATGCCCGACGCATTTCATCACTCCAAGAAGCCATCGTAATGTTAGGTTTTCAGGCGACTCAAGGATTAGCCATGGCTTCAGCCGTTGCTCCTATACTTAAAACGCCCCTCATTGGCTATGAAATTGAACAGGAGGGCCTCTGGAAGCATTCTATGTTAACGGCTATGGCAGCCAAACGATTATGTCAGCATTTAAGGCTTCCCTTTGGAGAAGTTGCTTTCACCGCAGGTTTGCTCCACGATATCGGTAAATTAGTCATCTCCATTTATATTCAGGAAGTTAATACCATCCTTTTGCAAAAAGTCCAGGAAACATCACTTTCCTATGTTGAACTTGAGGAAAAAGTTATTGGCTATGACCATGCTACGGTGGGCGGATACTTAGCAATTAACTGGAACCTGCCAGACGACCTTGTGGAAGGTATTTCCTACCACCATTCTCCTTTGAAAGCCCACAACTTCATTGATTTAGCGTCTGTTATTCACATTGCGAATGGCTTAGCTAATTTGCTCGGCACAGGTGGTGGGGTGGACAGTTTTTTTAACCCTCTTGAGCAAGAAATTCTAGACCGCTTTACCCTCAAGGAAAGTGACCTTGAACGTCTCATTTCGGAGATTGGTGAATATCTCGTTGACCCCTCCATTTTTGGCTAG
- a CDS encoding S41 family peptidase has protein sequence MQEWNWKRTAKHVGVVLLIFCVLVTATVGGIVLANVDNIGRLVHVAQLIHSDYLENVSTSQLVEGATKGIVDILGDPYSTYMNAQENQELFQILDSKFGGVGIVLSLKDPNKLVVLRPIKNSPASKAGILPGDVVSKINDTDTAGMDQDKAVNLMRGDPGTKVVLALYRASTNKTYTVSLTRENITVPTVDGEALPGHPDIAYINITQFSTDTGTELKDTLNNMNIKKYKGIVLDLRYNHGGELNAAVQVASYFVPSGPVVYIVDKQGNVDTKMATGTYLGMPLVVLVNEESASAAEIVSGAIKDEKTGTLVGVKTFGKGIVQTIFPLDAGTSVKLTTAKYLTPNKVSINKIGIEPDVMVELPKGQQATLSPTDTNFDPQLLKAVQALQGKMK, from the coding sequence GTGCAGGAGTGGAATTGGAAAAGAACAGCAAAACATGTTGGAGTTGTCTTACTGATTTTTTGTGTGCTGGTGACAGCAACGGTAGGCGGAATCGTACTCGCCAACGTCGATAACATTGGTCGTCTGGTTCATGTTGCACAACTTATTCACAGCGATTACTTAGAGAATGTTTCGACATCACAATTGGTTGAAGGTGCTACGAAAGGAATTGTGGATATTCTGGGGGATCCGTATTCGACCTATATGAATGCCCAAGAGAATCAAGAACTTTTTCAGATTCTTGATAGCAAATTTGGCGGAGTGGGGATTGTTCTTAGCCTGAAGGATCCAAATAAACTCGTGGTCTTGCGGCCTATTAAAAATTCTCCGGCAAGCAAGGCGGGGATTTTGCCGGGGGATGTTGTGAGCAAGATCAATGATACCGATACGGCCGGTATGGACCAGGACAAAGCCGTAAATTTGATGCGCGGTGATCCGGGAACGAAAGTGGTTTTAGCATTATATCGCGCCAGTACCAACAAAACTTATACGGTGAGCCTGACAAGGGAAAATATAACCGTTCCTACGGTTGATGGAGAAGCACTGCCCGGGCATCCTGATATTGCCTATATTAATATTACTCAATTTTCCACGGATACCGGTACTGAACTTAAAGATACTTTGAACAACATGAATATAAAAAAATACAAAGGTATCGTTCTGGATTTAAGATATAATCACGGCGGTGAACTTAATGCGGCTGTTCAAGTTGCAAGTTATTTTGTTCCTTCCGGACCGGTGGTCTATATTGTAGACAAACAAGGAAACGTAGATACAAAGATGGCCACTGGAACGTATTTAGGAATGCCTTTGGTCGTGCTTGTCAATGAAGAGAGCGCTTCGGCCGCGGAGATTGTCTCCGGCGCTATTAAGGATGAGAAAACGGGGACGTTAGTGGGAGTAAAAACCTTCGGCAAAGGGATCGTCCAAACAATTTTCCCTCTCGATGCGGGGACGAGTGTCAAATTAACCACTGCCAAATATCTTACACCAAATAAGGTCTCGATTAACAAAATTGGGATTGAACCGGACGTAATGGTAGAACTCCCAAAGGGCCAGCAAGCTACACTTTCGCCAACGGATACGAATTTTGATCCTCAGCTTTTAAAAGCAGTTCAAGCATTACAAGGAAAAATGAAGTAA
- a CDS encoding murein hydrolase activator EnvC family protein: MFKKKVVLITALSLALLIASKAPSQASELYDAVHEQQSISSQKNQAQNKLHQLTYTSDKLKAQLAQLETQISAAQSLLAEKQRAFNQTQTQVQAAQKELDQKQQELADRRTALGKRARGIYENGQISYFELLFQSANLSDFITRMEYFNKLITNDQKLLTDIQEQKEKIAQKTQELTVKRNQAAQLQAQAAKAKTDLDAKKAQQQTALEQNQKAVQASYDEVERLQTEANALNDKIRKLQAAQAGRNNGNGTISTWPLPGHYEISDPYGWRTHPITHKQSLHTGTDIMAPMGTEIHAAGSGVVIMAGWNVAYGNMVIIDHGHGISSLYGHQSKLNVTEGQSVEANQVIGYVGSTGWSTGPHLHFEVRVDGNPTDPLQFFPN, from the coding sequence ATGTTCAAGAAAAAAGTGGTCTTAATTACGGCACTGAGTCTTGCTTTGCTTATAGCCTCTAAGGCGCCCTCTCAGGCGAGTGAGCTTTATGACGCAGTGCATGAGCAGCAATCGATCTCCAGTCAAAAGAATCAAGCGCAGAACAAACTGCATCAATTGACCTATACCTCCGATAAATTGAAGGCTCAGCTGGCTCAGTTAGAAACCCAAATTTCTGCTGCCCAGTCACTTTTAGCCGAAAAGCAGCGTGCTTTTAACCAAACCCAAACTCAGGTTCAAGCTGCGCAAAAAGAACTGGATCAAAAACAGCAAGAACTGGCCGACCGCCGTACTGCCCTTGGAAAAAGGGCTCGGGGAATTTACGAAAACGGGCAGATCAGCTATTTCGAATTACTCTTTCAATCTGCAAACCTGAGTGATTTTATCACGAGGATGGAGTATTTCAATAAATTAATTACGAATGACCAAAAGTTATTGACAGATATCCAAGAGCAAAAGGAAAAAATCGCTCAAAAAACTCAGGAACTAACAGTGAAGAGGAATCAAGCCGCTCAACTTCAGGCTCAGGCAGCAAAAGCCAAAACAGACCTGGATGCGAAAAAGGCTCAGCAGCAAACGGCTTTGGAGCAAAATCAGAAAGCCGTTCAAGCTTCTTATGATGAGGTCGAACGCTTACAAACAGAAGCCAATGCTTTAAATGATAAGATTCGCAAATTGCAGGCTGCTCAAGCCGGACGAAACAATGGGAATGGAACCATTTCAACCTGGCCCTTACCGGGGCATTATGAGATTAGTGATCCTTATGGGTGGAGAACTCATCCAATCACCCACAAGCAAAGTTTACATACCGGAACGGATATAATGGCTCCTATGGGGACCGAGATTCACGCTGCAGGAAGTGGCGTTGTTATTATGGCCGGTTGGAATGTTGCCTACGGCAACATGGTTATTATCGATCACGGTCATGGGATTTCTTCTCTTTATGGGCATCAGTCAAAATTGAATGTTACCGAAGGACAATCCGTAGAAGCAAACCAAGTTATCGGCTATGTCGGTTCCACTGGATGGAGCACGGGCCCGCATTTGCATTTTGAGGTTAGGGTCGATGGCAACCCGACAGATCCATTGCAATTTTTCCCCAACTAA